Within the Zea mays cultivar B73 chromosome 10, Zm-B73-REFERENCE-NAM-5.0, whole genome shotgun sequence genome, the region ATTGTTGCGACGACATTGCCGATCTCGAGAGGCTCAGCCACACCATGAGGTTCTCTCTAGGACTGGAACTTCACAATTTTAAGTACAATTAGCTGTACAGCAGAACTAAGAAATGATCGTCACCTTGATTTTGTGGCCCTAAGCATGGCACATCCAGAAAGTAGAAGGAACAAAAAAAGGAAAGTAGTAGTACAGAGCTAAATGACTGTTGTTCAATGATCATAAGAGAATATTTGGTCAGAGTAGTCATAAGTTCAGAAAAATGCAATAGTTGCTTCATCCAAAACAAATGCAGGTATACTTAAAGAACGCAGGTTCCATTTTTTTTGTTTGGAAAACTAATGCCCTTTAACACTTCTGTTTGCAGCATTTGGACGATTGACTTAGCATATCTGTTAAACAAGTTTTCAGTCAGCTTTTCTTTCTGTACCGTGACCCTTGGAGCAAATCCACAATATTCTGTTGAATCCTTTTATAGGGTACTTGTTCTACCAAACTTCTACTGCACAAGGCTTCTGATGTTCTCATCAATAATGTTCTAAAAATGGTCATTACataggagcaattgcaagaagACATCGATCGAGTGGACGAGCTATTTGGGAAGGCGCTTGATGCTGGAATTAGTATTCAAGTATGCTCACAACAGATAGCAACATGAAAATTCTGCATTACATGTACTTCACCTATTGGTTTTCCAAGCTAACTTTTCCTCCCTATTTATGGCTTCTCACAGTGCAGGTCCATCACCGCATACGACATTGCTTTTCTACTGTTATTCAGGCACTGCATTGCTATTGCTTTAGTGGACAAATCGAAGCTAAAGTGAGTGCTTTCATGTTGCTGTTACTAGAGTGATATCTAGCTACTTTTGATTCACTCTTTCTCCATGAACTGAAAATTTCATAGAAACAAAGTTGAATTTGGTTTTAAATTTGGTGACTGTTAGCATATCGTTATTTCAACTTTCAAGTGTGTTGTGTACTTGTGTGACAGAAGCAATGGTAGTTGAAAAGCTCAACTATATACTGGTTGCTCTGCTCCCAGCTTTTCAAGAGTGTCATCTCTGTTGAAGCAGCAATGGAGATAGTATATGAGAACAGGCTGCAGTTAAAATTTACTTTGGGTGACTTTTTTTGTTTCATATGACATACATCTGTCCATGCATCCATGTGTGCATGTACTACAAATAAACAGCCTATTATTTAGGTTACTTAGGTGCAAAATCATTTGGTTTTCAACTGAAAACAAGTGGTCCTATATTGTTGTGGTTATGAAAGTTGAGGTACCGACAGAACATAATGATAACCGTAATCTTGAATGCAGTTTGCCTTGCATGAGTGATTATGATGTACAACAGCACAACGATGAGCCTGACTACATGGGTAAGTCGCATTGTGCAATTTCCATGTTCTTGTGAGGCGATTGATATGCGTTTCGGTGGTTTTTCATTATTTTCTTATCTTATATTACAAGCAGCATGGATGTTCCATCCCATCGTATTGTAGCACTGCAAAATTATTGATGACCAACAAGCGGCTTCAGTAGTTTAATTCTGGATAACACACATTTATGCAGCAAAAGAAGCTAGCATAGTTTTTTTTGCAATGGTAGCTAAATAACTAATGAACATGTGTACAGTACAGTTCACATGCCATGTCTTATTTTTCTTGTCTGGTAGAAATACGGAGTTCAAATCTCCATGTTTTCCTTTTTCCCACATATAAACAACTATATATATGACAAAACACATTGCAAACGCAAACCTTTACCACTAAAGTGTTGTGATTGTATTCCCCCTTTGCAGGACACTATGTCGTAATATGTGGGTATGATGCTGATGATTGTGAATTTGAGATAAGATATCCTGCCAGTGCCAGGTAAACAACAGTCACTATGTCTGTATTTTTTCGCCATGACGTACAACCGAGTGCTTTCATTTGAGTTTGGATAGTACTTCTCCCCTTCTGCTAATTGCATAGCTTACATGCCAATGAATCAATGACCAATTAAACAGTAACGTTAAATTGTGGAATTCCAGTTTCTGATTTGAGGCAATGCCTCATGGCACCACCCATCTGTCCCGGGATTCCTGTTCATATTACTTGGTTGTGGGCAACAACAGCAAAATCTGAATCAGAAACATAAAGgctgttttttttgttttttgtttttaCTATACCAGGAAACGCGAACGGGTGACAATGAAGAGCTTGGACGAGGCCCGGAAATCCTTTGGGACAGACGAGGACATTCTCTTGGTAGGATTTGCGCTATGATTTGCTACTTACATTTTAGCCGCATCATGCTCTGTGGTTTTAAGACTTGTAGTGTTGTCCAAACCAGTGGTGGTGCACTGGCGTTTCATACAAATCTTCTCTTGCAGGTCTCTCTAACAGGAAAGAGTGGGATGAAGCTGTCGCGTAAGCTACTTGCCTGCTCCATGTAGATAAATAAATAGGTCACTAGCAACCTTGTGAATACGTTGTACATGTCCCTGTAGTAGTTAGTTATGACTGTCGAGTGCCAGTCCTGTACGTAGCTGAGAACATTCTCGCAGTTACAGCTGATAGCAGCAGTGTGGTAGTGAGCTTAGTAAGCATCCTGTATGCTGGCCCATGCCGTTCGCCAAACCATGGCCGTGCAAAGGGGTTCAGCGGCAGCAAAAGGCTCTGCTGACCTTGTAAACGAGCAAGTGTTATGTACGATTGTTAACTAAACGTGTACAGAGATCTTCGGAAATAAAATTAAAATCATGCTCCTCTCTGCAACTGTGCTCCGTCCGCCTGCTGTGTTGTGCTGGGCTGGGAGCGCTCGCGTTGCTGTCGCCTGTCGGAGTGTCGGTCGTGTCTGAATCTCGCCAATCATTCATTCAAGGTCGCTTCTGCCAGACCCAACCGCTGGTGAGTTGAGTGTTAGGTCGCAGGAATCGAACTGGCGTTGGCTCCAACCTCACCCTACCTGCCTGGCCTGCACGTTGCTTTCTACTAGCGATTTGCATTTCAGAGGGAGCGATAATAATTGGAGGGAGCTGGTGATTAGGAAACGACTTTCTCGTTGTCAATGGACAGTGTATGTagagcttgtgtgcgtgtgtgtcgcATTTTTTTGTAACAAAAAGTGTCGCCATTTCAGAGGGATTGCGCCAACTTTCGAGTCACTACCGGGTCAGCCGACCCCCCGATCGGGTACCATGCATGGCTAGAGCAAAAGTAAGGTGCGATCGAAAGAACCTTTCGACTAGGGTCGACCGTTTACCTCGTCGACAGACCAGGCTGCTTACCCTACCAGAGATCCTAGAGCCCAGTCCTACCGTGATCCGCGTCACGACGTTCCCTGGCCACGCCTTTCATAAAGTTCTTTCTGCAACTTTCTAGAGCATGAACACTGAGCAGTAAGTAAGAAAAAATGATGCACGCCTCTTCAGTCCAGTGCAATCTTGAGAAGAAAAGTTTAAGCACCATACTCTAGCACCATAAGTATATGCTATTTATTGAGCTCAAATGTGACAGGGATGATAATTTTTTAAACCACTTTCAAATTTCAATTAACCCTATAAGAAAGTAAAGATATGTTGCCTTACATTGCTATCCACTATATCAAGAGCCTTCTATTTTAGTTTCGATGATAATGTATCAAAACATGCAAGCGGAAATTGGCGGTGTTAAAGGACATTTTGGAGAATTAATGCTTTGGCATTTAATCCATGGACAGAGGTAATATTTTTAATCTGATAGTGGCTATCATTTTTAGTCATTGTTATTAGTATCAACATTTAGCTACTCATTGTTTAAGGTTATGCCCATATTTAGTGCCTTTTATTGTACATGCTCAATGATTGAACCATGGTAATATATGCTATTCTGATCTACACAAGGATGTCATCAATATTTCTAAGATGAGATTTTTGTTGCTATGCGTAATTTTTTACTCTACAAGTATGATTTATATCAATTTTTGTTAATCccatcgcaacgcacgggcacgtaCCTAGTTAAACTTAAGTCCTAATATTTTCAGAAACGCCCCTGTGCTCTCTGAATTTTATTTCCGCTGTCCAAACTCGTTGGGAATTACAAAATAAAAATCAGGAAATTAGGGTATAAAGTGATTCAataaacttagaaaatccataacttttgCGATCTAACTCCATTTTAGTCTGTTCCAGTTGTTTTGGTTTTGTAATAAAATTTTCTACACACTAGCGAACCTTATTTTGATATATCACATACTGTCATAATTAGATATTTGTTTACCCCTTGAGTAGTAGATTTATTTTACTAATTAAGGTTGACATGTTTATAATTATAATTTGACTATCATATGATTTCTAAACAagttataatctggattaaagttAAATTAATTATTTagagtatattttctcatatggtgaatactaatcaatttataatatagtctactatttaaatcacatttatcttccataaatcataactccttaaccatagCTCTGATTTTAGAGATTCTCGAATCCACGATCTCATAGTGACGCGTAAACTATTATTAtgaagtttattcttatgtttggtgtgatgttaatttttcctataccatgtttgcctgttttgctacgtttagcagtgaggacacatgtcatctgaagagcaagttggtacctgtctcaagtgccaggcaagttgtgcccttgatccacttttgttacccaataatattctttattatcactatacaatgcataggtttaattttgatgggacccaataggtcaccctagtctgtttatcctgtttaccttgtttacccctgattcacatgagtagttttgctattgctttacatggttttgggattatatttcattatattcatgttccaattattttgttattctatttatgttcatgtcaagatcattaatgttaattggagcatggagcttaacttgagaaacacatgccaccacaagggtggaatgggacgcccttggctgactaattaggaaagctagtggaagactaccttacccgaaaggggcaagggcagtaggggagttgcatgcagggaggttctcgggttgattttgctgcgatggcggttagacGAGGGAATCTTGCAATTGatgttcccataaactgtagcgggttttcgaaagctagtggaactttgtaaaggcctcgtagtggatccctagacattcacctcggtagtgtctaagggtctagctaaccctggctacatgggatacacaacttgtgggtacagggtacaacctctgcagagtgtaaaactggtatactagtcgagctcacggtcatgagcagctcaagactctcgcatgattaaattatggaacctaaattcaatttgtcatttgcatttgcatgggtttattattaattttgttctattattatttattatggtttggtatttacttacatctagtaattgctaataaaattttgaccaatttattaaaagcaatgctcagctttaacccctattgttgatcagccttacacatcacatgaactcccacctttggtgagttcatgccacattattccccacaacttgttgagcgatgaacatgtgtgagctcaccattgctgtctcacatcccccacaggagaagaataggtggttcaagaggagccacacaacgaggagttcgattcgatctaggtggtgtctcccagttgacttttggcgccaaggacgatccttagttcgttttatatttatcttttattttgtaagacttctgctatgtaataaatactctgattatattgtgacatttatctctatacactttgttattatatatgttgtcttttttggcgcatatatgagatgcacccggctttgtcctttaaagcc harbors:
- the LOC103642433 gene encoding guanylyl cyclase 1, with the translated sequence MDFSCWQVPHVQQAFTWDCGLACVLMVLRTLGIDCCDDIADLERLSHTMSIWTIDLAYLLNKFSVSFSFCTVTLGANPQYSVESFYREQLQEDIDRVDELFGKALDAGISIQCRSITAYDIAFLLLFRHCIAIALVDKSKLNLPCMSDYDVQQHNDEPDYMGHYVVICGYDADDCEFEIRYPASARKRERVTMKSLDEARKSFGTDEDILLVSLTGKSGMKLSRKLLACSM